In the Quercus lobata isolate SW786 chromosome 5, ValleyOak3.0 Primary Assembly, whole genome shotgun sequence genome, one interval contains:
- the LOC115990988 gene encoding uncharacterized protein LOC115990988, protein MDAMSRALRRATRSPFPRDIERALMLSRYTHPQFNSYDGKTDLVEHVSHYIQMISLHTHNDALMCKVFPSSLKPIALRWFNGLRKGLIHSFAKLIQEFGVQFMTCSWVPQPVDALLSMKMRVGETLRSYTRRYWELYNEIGGGNEKIVASTF, encoded by the coding sequence ATGGATGCTATGAGCCGAGCATTACGCAGAGCTACTCGATCACCATTCCCGAGGGACATTGAACGGGCCCTAATGCTGAGTAGATATACGCACCCACAATTCAACTCCTACGATGGGAAAACGGACTTGGTAGAGCACGTAAGCCATTATATCCAGATGATATCTTTACACACTCACAATGATGCGCTAATGTGCAAGGTATTTCCTTCGAGTCTCAAGCCCATTGCTTTGAGGTGGTTTAATGGATTAAGGAAAGGCTTAATTCATAGTTTTGCCAAACTGATCCAAGAATTTGGCGTTCAGTTTATGACCTGTAGCTGGGTGCCACAACCGGTTGACGCGTTGCTATCCATGAAAATGAGAGTCGGGGAAACCCTTCGTAGCTACACTAGACGGTATTGGGAGCTCTACAATGAGATCGGTGGGGGCAACGAGAAGATCGTTGCAAGTACCTTCTGA
- the LOC115990989 gene encoding uncharacterized protein LOC115990989, which produces MVLVRDCSSVQPSEKKLRFTREPIAFNDDDLEGTIQPHDDALVVVARINGFIVKRVLINQGSGAEVMYPNLFKVHGLKNEDLSKYNMPLVKFDGRMMILEGQISLLVNMEGKELTVTFIVVALFSLYTAILGRLWIHAMGAVLSTLHVKVKFRIEQSIAIVRGSQ; this is translated from the coding sequence ATGGTGTTGGTAAGAGATTGCTCGAGTGTGCAGCCCTCTGAGAAGAAGTTGAGGTTCACTCGAGAACCTATTGCTTTCAACGATGACGATCTCGAAGGAACGATTCAGCCGCACGATGACGCTTTGGTGGTGGTAGCCCGGATAAATGGTTTTATAGTAAAGAGGGTATTGATAAATCAGGGGAGTGGTGCTGAAGTGATGTACCCCAACCTGTTCAAGGTGCATGGACTAAAGAACGAAGATCTCTCAAAGTACAATATGCCCCTGGTCAAGTTTGATGGGCGGATGATGATTCTAGAAGGGCAGATCTCGCTTCTCGTGAATATGGAAGGTAAGGAATTAACGGTGACATTTATAGTGGTTGCTTTGTTTTCTCTATATACGGCGATCTTAGGGAGGCTGTGGATTCATGCGATGGGGGCAGTCCTATCCACCCTGCATGTAAAGGTCAAGTTCCGCATTGAGCAAAGCATTGCTATAGTGAGGGGAAGCCAGTAA